The Catenulispora sp. GP43 genome includes the window CGTGCCAGTGCCCGTCGGCGCGGCGTCCGCAGTACAGGTGGATGTGGATGTCCTCGGGGCGGAACGGGAGCCAGTCGATGCCGCGGTCGAGCAGTCAATCGGCGACGGCGCGTTGCGGCGGCGGGCAGCCCGGCAGATTCTCGTAGGCCAGTATGGTGATCAGCTCAGGATCCTGGTTCGCCATGGGCCGATCGTAGGCGGCCCGAGCGGCGCCGACCTCTGATTTACCGGGTGCCGGGTGCCGGGTGCCGGGCGGCCGCGGACCGAGCTGCCGGACCCAGTTCTCGTCACACTGACGACATCAGGCTAGGATGAACGGATGCCACGCGATCTCGACCCGGACTACGACCCGACCGACTACCCGCCGTTCGCGGTGACCGTCGATCTGGTCGTGCTGACCGTCGCCGAGCAGGGGCTGAGCGTGCTGGCGGTGCGGCGGGGCGAGCCGCCGTTCGCCGACCGCTGGGCGCTGCCCGGCGGGTTCGTGAAGCCCGACGAGAGCCTGGGCGACGCCGCGGTGCGGGAGCTGGCCGAGGAGACCGGGCTGGGTCTTCAGGTCGGGCAGGACGCGGAGCAGGGCCTGCACGCCGCGCCCGACCACGGCGTCCACTTGGAGCAGCTGGCCAGCTACGGCGCCCCGGACCGGGATCCGAGGATGCGGGTGGTGTCGGTGGCGTACCTGGCGCTCGCTCCGCTGACCTCGTTGCAGGAGGGCTCCGAGGGGCCGTTCCCGGCTGCGGGCGGCGACGCGCGCGCCGCCGAGTGGCTGCCGGTCGCCGCCCTGCCCGGGTCGGAGGGTCTGGCGTTCGACCACGCCCGGATCCTGGCCGACGGGGTGGAGCGGGCCCGCTCGAAGATCGAGTACTCGTCGCTGGCCGCGGCGTTCTGTCCGCCGGAGTTCACGGTGGGGGAGCTGCGCAACGTCTACGAGGCGGTGTGGGGCGTGCAGCTCGACCCGCGCAACTTCCACCGGAAGGTGACCGGCACGCCGGGCTTCCTGGTGCCGACCGGCGGGACCACGTCGCGGCAGGGCGGCCGGCCGGCGCAGTTGTTCACCCGGGGGACCGCGAGCCTGTTGAACCCGCCGATGCTGCGGCCGTCGTCGGACTGACGGGGCTGGGCACGCGGCGTGCGCCGGGCGCGCTGGCTGGGTTGGTTGTGCAGAGTGGGTTGCGCTGGCTGTAGGGCTGAGGGGACTGCGCGGGCCGTGTGGGCCAGGCGGTCAGTGCTCCCCGCCCAGATCGACGACGTAGGCCTCGTAGACCAGATCGTTGCCGCGCTGGCAGTGCCGGTCGAGGCGTCGGGTCAGCTCGGCCAGCTGTTTGTCGTTCATGCTCGCGAGGTCGCGCTGCATCGCGCGGCGCAGTTCGGTGTGCTCGCGGATCAGCGTCTCGACGGCGTAGGTCAGGCGCGGATCGGCGGCGACGATCTCGGCGTAAAGCCCGTGCTCGCCTTCGGTCGCGGCCAGGTGTTCGGCGATGGCGGTGGAAAGGGGTACAGCGGGGGCGAGGACCATGGCGCAGACCTCCTCGCATTTGGGGGGTTGTTCTCATGGTGCGCGCGCCTGAGCGGGGTTGTCTATAAGCGGGCGGTAGGCAGTCGGCTGCGACACTTCATCACTCTTCACGGTGATTTCCCCCGGTCCCGTGAGTGATCACGGATACCGTAGCGGACAGCGATGTCGCGGACGGTGATCAACCGATGGACACCGGCGCCGGACAGCCGGCGCCGTGCGGCAGCAACGGCCCGGAGCAAGAGGAGTCGCGGTGATCGAGGCGATCGAGCTGACCAGCACCTGCCGGTCCCGCGGTGTGGGCGGCGGCCCCGTGGAGAAGGTCTCCTTCGACGTCTACCCGGGCCAGGTGACGGCCCTGCTCGGGGCGCCGGGTGCCGGAAAGTCCACAGTCCTGCGCCTCATGGTCGAACTCGAACCCGGCGGCGGCCGCACCCTGTTCGGCGGCCGCCCCTACCGCGCCCTGCGCCCCGCGGTCCGCGAGGTGGGCCTGGCCCTGAACCCCGACGCCGTCCACCCGGGCCGCACCGTCCAGGCCCACCTGCAGCTCTACGCGGCCGGCGGCGGCGTCCCCAAGCCGCGCATCGCCGAGGTCCTGGAAGTCGCCGGCCTGTCCACCCAGGCCACCGTCCGCTGCGGCCGCCTCGACGCCGGCCAGCGCCAGCGCCTGGCCATCGCCGCCGCCCTGCTCGGCGACCCCGCCGCACTCATCCTCGACGAGCCGTACACCCTCGACAGCCACGGCATGTCCTGGTTCCACGCCCTGATCCGCGCCTACGCGGCCCAAGGCCGCACAGTCCTGGTCGCCGCCACCGACCCCGACACCCTGTCCGGCACCGCGGACCACGTCGTCGTCCTCCGCCGCGACGAACACGACGGCGTCAGCCGCGTCATCGCCAGCCGCTCCGCCGCCGAGGTCTTCGACGAACGCCGCGCCACCGTCGTCCAGGTCCGCAGCCCCCAGGCCGCCCGCCTGGCCGCGGCCCTGGAATCCGAGGGCGCCCGCCTGGCCCCCGCCGGCCCCGGCGCCCTCCAGGTCCGAGGCCTGGACCGAGCCCGCATCGGCGAAGTGGCGCACGTCGCCGGCGTGTGTCTGCACGAACTCAGCGAGATCGGCCAAGACGACGACGTCTTCGGCCTGCGCCCCGTCCCCCGCCAGCAGGAACTCCTCCCCGGCCTCAACCGCGCCGGCAACTGGCACTCCGGCGTCCGCGTGGTCCCCGACGAGATCGAGGAGACGGAAGTCGTCGAGGCCGCGGCCGAGGCGAGCGCGGAGGCCGAGCGACCGGAGATGCCGGGGCAGGATGTTCCCGCTTCCGCGACAGTGCAGGCGAGTGCTGTGACGGTGACGACTGCCGGCACGCACACTCCTGAGCCGGCTGCCGAGGCGCACGCTGCTCAGCCAAGTGTCGCGGTGCAGGTCCCCGAGCCGAGCGACGGTGCTCAAGTCCCCCAGAAGAGGGTCAGGGCCCAGACTTCTGAGCCGAATGTCGTGGTGCTGACTTCTGAGCCGACCCCCGCAGCGCAGACTCCTCAGCCGAGCGTCAGGGCGCAGGTTTCTCAGTCGAATGTCGTGGTGCTGGCTTCGGAGCCGACCCCCGCAGTGCAGGATCCTCGGCCGAGCGTCGGGGCTGCTGAGCCAACTGCCGGGGCTCCTGCTCCTGAGCCGAGTCCTGCGGCGCAGACTCCCGAGCCGGGCCAGACCGGCGGCGCGGCCGAGTCGCAGCCCCCGCAGGAACCAGCGGCCGGCCTGCCCACACCACCGGTTGCCGACCAGCAGTCCGGCGGCATGATGCCGAGCACCGCCGGTTCGTGGCGCACCCAGGGTTCGGTCGCCGGCTCCCGCTGGTCGGCCGTGAAGGGTTCGCAGGCACCGCGAGGTTCTGCCGCGTCGGCCGCCACACCCTCGCCGGCCAGCGCTCCCGCGCCGAGTGTTCCCGAGCCGGCGCCCGCTGCTCCGGAGGTTCCCGAGCCGGCCCCGGTTCACAGCGCCGCCCCGGCCTCGCGCCTCGACTCGCCCGCCGCCGCGAAGTCCCGCGAGGTCTCGCGCCGCACCAGCGGGTTCGGTCTCCGGTGGGGCCGTGGCAAGCCGCATCCTTCGGCGGCGACCGCGCCGGCTTCGTCCCCGGAGACCGTCGCGTCGCCGGTCCTGGTCCAGCCCGCCGTCCCGTTCACCGTCGCGCCCAGCGCCGAGCAGCGTGGCACCGAGCCGCGTGGCGCCGGGGACGGCATGACCCCGTGGCGGGCTGCGGCCGCTCGGGCGTCGAAGCAGAGTCAGCAGCAGGCGTCGGTCGCGGAGGCGGCCCCGGCAGAGCAGGAAGCTTCCGCATGATTGCTGCGTTCCGTTACGAACTGCGTCGGCTCGGGAGTCTGCGGGCCACCCGGCGGGTGCCGGGAGGTGCCGCGGTGGCGGCGGCCGCGTTCGGGGTGGCGGCCGCTTTGGCGGTGTCCGCCGGCGCCTCGGAGCGGGTGGTGGCGTTGCTGCGGTTGACCGGGACGCTGCCCGCGCTGGCCGCCGCCGTCGTGATCGGGGCCGCGGCCTCGGGGCACGAGCGGCACTACGAAATGCGCTACGTGACCCTCGCGGTGGTGCCGCGGCGCGCGTGGCTGGCGGTCGCCAAGGCCACGCTCACCGCGCTCGTCTCCGCCCTGACCGGTGCGCTGGTCGCGCTGGCCGCGGCCCTCGGCTACGCGCTCGCGCTGGCGTGGGCCTACGCCGGGGACCGCACCCTCATCCCCGACGGTGCCGCCGCCGACCCCGTGCTGCAGGGTGTGGCGCCGGCTGCCGCGGCGGCGACGGCGGCCGGGCTGTTCGGGCTCGCCGTAGGGTGGCTGACCGCCTGGTACCGGGCCTCGGTGGCGGTCTCCGTGGCCGTGGTGGCGCTGGCCGTGCCGCTGGCGGCCGGACGCCTGGTCAGCGGCCTGCCCGGGATCGCCAAGGCCCTGACGGACGCCGAGCAGTACCTGCGGACCACCCCCGTGTTGTCCTCGCTGCTCAACCCCCGCGTGCTGACCGCGTGGCCGCCGCTGAAGTCGGGCATGCACCCGATCCCGCCGACCTCGCTCGCGGCCACCGCCCTGCTCGCGGCGGTGGCGCTGCTCGGCATGGCCGCCGGCGCCGCGCGCTGGCAGCGGGGGAGCTGAGCGGGAGTGCTCAGGAAGCGCTCGCGTCCTCGTCCAGCTTCAAGGACACCGAGTTGATGCAGTACCGCTGCCCGCCGTGCTCGGTCGGGCCGTCGTCGAACACGTGCCCCAGGTGCGACCCGCACGCCGCGCAGCGCACCTCGGTCCGCACCATGCCGTGGCTCATGTCCTGGTGCAGCGTCACCGCGTCGCCCTCGCCGGGCTCGTAGAACGACGGCCACCCGCAGTGCGAGTCGTACTTCGCCTGTGAGCGGAACAGAGGCGCGTCACAAGCCCGACAGTGGTAGGTGCCCTCCGTGTGCGTGGACACGTAATCCCCGCTCCACGGCCGCTCCGTGCCGGCCTCGCGCAGCACCGAGAACTCCATCGGCGTGAGCAGCGAGCGCCACTCGGCCTCGGACTTCTGCACCTTCTCGACCATGCTGATCACCCTTCCTTAGCGGGTTCAGAGACGGAACCCTGTGTTCCCCCGACTAGATAACGCGAGAAGAGGAACCCGTCTTCCGTCAGCAGGCTGTGCAGTATCAGCGGTAATCCGTCCGTAAGATCCGGCCCGGCCAGCACCCGCATCGAGTCGCCGCCGCGCAGCTGCGGGGCGATCGACAGGCACAGCTCGTCGAGCTTGCCGGAGGCCGCGAGCTGCCCCAGCAGGTGCGGGCCGCCCTCGCACAGGATCCGCCCCAAGCCGCGCTCGGCCAGCCGGTCCACGGCCAGGGCCAGGTCGACCTCGCCGGTGCCGGCCGCGATCACCTCGGCGCCGGCCTCGGCGGCCGCGTCGACCTGGTCCTGCGGGGCGTCGGTCGCGGTCAGCACGATCGTCGGCACCGCGGGCGAGGTGAACAGCGGCATGGTCCAGTCCAGATCCATCGCCCGCGTGACCACGGCGATGGCCGCGGTCGGGGCCTGGCCGGCGGCCGCCCGCGCCTCCTGGTACTGCTGGCGGACCCGCGCCGGCCGGTACTGCTCGGCGCGCACCGTCCCGGCCCCGACCAGCACCACGTCCGCCAGCGCGCGGAGCACGCCGAAGACCCGCTTGTCCGCCTCGCCGGAGATGCCCTCGGACTTGCCCGAGGCGGTCGCGGCGCCGTCGGCGGACGCGACCATGTTCGCCCGCACCCAGCGCCGGGCCCCGGTGGGGTAGGCGTAGACCTCCGCCAGATCGACCTGGCGGCTGCGGTTCGTGGGTGGCACCAGCTGATACATGGGACCAGCGAATCACACCAGGGGACTTCTGACACGCGCGGCTCATCCACCCGCCGCACAAGATTTTGTGACTGGCTTCACATGTGATCAATTACACCCCCCGCATGGTTCGGGATACCCGCTCCGGCCTGCGACATTGGAAGAGTGCCGACGTCTGCTCCGAAAGTCTTCGCGCCCGCCGCGACCCTCGTCGGCCGACGCCCGGAAGTCGGCGCCGACCGGCTGATAGCCGACCTTGTCCCGCCGCCGCGGTTCGACCAGGTGCGCTTCTCCAGCTACGTTCCGAACCCGGCCGAGCCCAGCCAGTCCGCGGCCCGTGACCGCCTTGAGGCGTTCGCCGCGACCGTCGGCGCGGCGCCTAAGAAGAGCCGCGGGCTGTTCAAGAAGAAGGCCCCCGCGTCCGGCGCGATCGGCGTCTACCTCGACGGCGGCTTCGGCGTCGGCAAGACCCACCTGCTGGCGTCGCTCTGGCACGAATCCCCGGCCCCGCGCGAGAAGAAGGCCTACGGCACCTTCGTCGAGTACACCAGCCTGGTCGGGGCCCTCGGCTTCGCCGCCGCGGTGGAGCGGCTGGCCGACTTCGCGCTGGTCTGCATCGACGAGTTCGAGCTCGACGACCCCGGCGACACCGTCCTGGTCTCCACGCTGCTCACCCGGCTGTCCGACCGCGGCGTGAAGCTGGCCGCGACCTCCAACACGCTGCCGGACAAGCTCGGCGAGGGCCGCTTCGCCGCCGCCGACTTCCTGCGCGAGATCCAGGCGCTGTCGGCGCGCTTCGAGGTCCTGCGGGTGGACGGCCCCGACTACCGGCACCGCGACCTGCCCACGCCGCCGGCCCCGGTCTCCGAGGACGCTGTGGCCCGCACCGTGGAGGAGAACCCCGGCGCCACCCTGGACGCCTTCGACGGCCTGACCGGCGAGCTCGCCGCGGTCCACCCCAGCCGCTACGGTGCCCTGATCGACGGCGTCAGCGCGGTCGGGCTCACCGGCGTGCGGCCGCTGGACGACCAGAACGTCGCCCTGCGCCTGGTGGTGCTGATAGACCGGCTCTACGACCGCAAGGTCCCGGTGGTCGCCTCCGGCACGCCGCTCGGCGACCTGTTCACCCCCGAACTGCTGCGCGGCGGATACCGCAAGAAGTACCTGCGCGCGATCTCTCGGATCACCGCGCTGGCCCGGGACGGCATGGCGTTGGCCGACGCCGCGCAGATCTCCGTCGGGGCGGGCGCCTAATCCCGGAACGGCTGCCATGACATGCGGAGCGTTAGCCCGGATGGCACTCTTTCCTTCATGGCGAAGTCGTTCACCCATCTGCTGCGGGCCCCCGAGTCCCCGGTCAAACTGAGCAAGATTGCTTCTGACGTGCACCCCGGCGTCGATTCGAAAGCCGAGGCGCTGCACAAGCTCCCCAAGCTCGGCGCGCGCCTGGCGGACCTGCAGGAGCGGCTGTTCGCGCAGTCCCGGGGCGGCGCCGACCCGGCGCGCCAGAACCTGCTCCTGGTGTTGCAGGGCATGGACACCTCGGGCAAGGGCGGCACGGTCAAGCACGTGGCCGGCGTGATGGACCCCGGCGGCCTTCGCATCAACTCCTTCAAAGCCCCGACCGAGGAGGAACTGTCCCACGACTTCCTCTGGCGGATCCGCAAAGCGCTGCCGACGCCCGGCATGGTCGGCGTCTTCGACCGCAGCCACTACGAGGACGTGCTCATCGTCCGGGTCCGCGACCTGGTCCCGCGCGAGCAGTGGGAGCTGCGCTACGGCCTGATCAACGAGTTCGAACAGGAACTCGCCGACCAGGGCACGACCGTCGTGAAGTGCTTCCTGCACATCAGCCGCGACACCCAGAAGGAACGCCTGCTGGCCCGCCTGGACGACCCGACGAAGCTGTGGAAGTACAGCACCAACGACGTCAAGGAGCGCAAGCTGTGGCCGGCGTATCAGGAGGCGTACCAGGCGGCGCTGAGCCTGACCTCGACCGAGACGGCGCCCTGGTACGTGATCCCGGCTGACCGCAAGTGGTACCGGAACTACGCGATCACCAGGCTGCTCATCGAGACGCTGGAACGGATCGGGCCGGAGTGGCCGCCGGCCGACTACGACATCAAGACGGAGAAGCAGCGCGTGCTGGCCTCCTGACCGTGGCGCCGTGGCGCCAGAGACCAGGCCGGCTCCAGCTGACCGGCCGCTATCCTCGCGCCATGGACATGGAGATCCGCCCGGCCACCGATGAGGACTGGCCGCACATCTGGCCGTTCTTCCGCACCATCTGCGCCGAGGGGGAGACCTACGTCTACCCCTTCGAGCCCACCGAGCAGGAGGGCCGCGAGATGTGGATGGAGCGGTCGCCGGGGCTGACCGTCGTCGCGGTCGACGCCGCCGGTACGGTCCTGGGCAGCGCGAAGATGGGCCCGAACCGGCCCGGCCCCGGCGCGCACGTGTCCACCGCCAGCTACATGGTGGACCCGGCGGCCGCGGGCCGGGGCGTCGGCCGGGCGCTCGGCGAGTACACGCTGAAGTGGGCGCGCGAACAGGGCTACCGCGGGATGCAGTTCAACGCCGTGGTGGAGAGCAACGCCCGCGCGGTGCACCTGTGGCAGTCGATCGGGTTCCAGATCATCGGGACGGTCCCGGAGGCGTTCAAGAGCCGGGCGCACGGCTATGTCGGGATCCACGTCATGTATCAGAAGTTCGATTGAGCCCGGCGCCTTATCAAGGCCCTTGTTCGGTCCGATGATATGCGTGACCATGGGCGCCATGCTCGACACCGCGCCGCCCGAGGCGGCCCAGCCGGAAGGGCCGGAGCCGCCGGGCCGGCCAGGTGAACCGGGGCCGCGCCGCGCGGCGCGTTCGCCGCGCACGGGCGGCCCGTCCCGGGCCAACGCGCTGGCCACCCTCGGCTTCGCCGTGCTGGCCCTCGGCTCGCTGGCCATCCCCTGGGCCGGCTACGACGACGGCAGCCCCTCCTGGTCCGGCTTCGACATCATGGGCGATCCGCCGCCGGTCGCGGACGGCATCGGGGCCGTGGTCGCCTGTCTGCACGTCCTGCAGTGGCTGAGCGTCGGCCTGATCGTGCTGTCGGCGTTGCGGCTGATCGTGCCCGCGCGGGGCCTGGCCTGGCTGTCGCTGCTGGCCGCGCTGGCCCTGGTCCTGTGCGCGGTGCTGGCGGCCTTCCGGTTCCACTCCGAACTCCAGGGCGTCGACGCGTTCGCGCCGTCCATGCGCGCCGGCCCGGTGGTCACGGCGACCGCCGCGTTCCTGTGCGCGGTCGCGGCCGGTTGGGGACCGGCCGCGACGCGAGCTCGGTGAAGTTGCTTCGGTGAAGCTAGGGGACCAGCAGCAGCTTGCCGGTCGTCTTGCGCGACTCCAGCTCCCCGTGGGCCTGCCCGGCCTGGCCGAGCGGGAACGTGGCGCCGACCCGCACGGTCAGCGTGCCGTCCTGGATCCAGCGGAACAGGTCGCCCGCGCGCCACTCCAGTTCCTGGCGCGACACGATGTAGCTGGCGAGCGTGGGGCGGGTCAGGAACAGCGAGCCGGCCGCCGAGAGCCGCAGCGGGGCGAACGGCGGGACCGGGCCGGAGGCGTTGCCGAAGCTGACGAGCATGCCGCGCACGCGCAGCGAGCCGAGGGAGGCCTCGAAGGTGTCCTTGCCGACGCCGTCATAGGCCACGTGCACGCCGTGCCCGCCGTTGCGGCGCCGCACCTCGGCGGCCAGCTCCTCGCCGGCCACCTGGTCGTAGCGGATCACCTCGTCGGCGCCGGCCTCGGCGGCCAGCTTGGCCTTGGCGTCGCTGGAGACGGTGCCGATCACCTTGCCGCCGGCGGCCTTCACCAACTGGGTCAGCAGCAGGCCCATGCCGCCGGCCGCGGCGTGCACCAGCGCGGTCTCGCCGGCCTTGATCGGGTATGTGCTCTGCGTCAGGTAGTGCGCCGTCATGCCCTGCAGCATCACCGCGGCGGCGGTCTCGACGTCCACGCCGTCCGGCACCGCCACGGCCCGGTCGGCGGGCACGATCACCTGTTCGGCGTAGCTGCCGCGGGCGTCCACGGTCGCGACCCGGTCCCCGGGCCGGAAGTCCGTCACGCCCTCGCCGACCTCCAGGACGTGCCCGGCCAGCTCGGCGCCCGGCGTGAACGGCAGGTTCGTCGCGTACAGCCCGCTGCGTTGGTAGGTCTCGATGAAGTTCACGCCGACGGCGCCGACCTCCACCAGGAGCTCACCGGGCCCCGGCTTCGGAGGGTTCACGTCGGAGAGCTGCAGGACCTCGGGTCCGCCAGTCTGGCTGACGACGATCGCGCGCATACACGGATCCTTTCAAAGGTTGCGGTGGTTCGCATGCTTGCAACCCCGGACCCGCCGCCCGGATTCCGCCGTGCCCGCATCGCGCAGGGCCGGTGTCCGCGTCAGGCCACGTGCGCCAGGCAGGCCGAGATCGCGCCGTCGAACCGGGCCAGCACCGTGGCGGCCACCTCCGGCGCGTCCCCGAGCTCGGCGGCCACCGCGTCCGCCCCGGCCCGCAGCGCCGAGCCCCGGATCCGGTCGGCCAGGAACCCCGGCGCGAGGAAGTACGGCGACACCACGACCCGCCGCGCGCCGCGGTCGCGCAGCCTGCGCACTGCCTCCCCGGCCAGATCGCCGACCGCCGGCACCGCGACCACGTGTTCCCAGCCGCTCTTCTGCCAGCCCTCGGCCAGCTCGTCCACCGCCGCGACCGCGACCCGGTCGGAGGACCCGGCCCAGGCCAGCACCACCGAGGCCTCCTCGTCGCCGGGCCACACCCCGGCTTCGCGCATCCGCCGCTCCAGTCCGGCCGTCAGCAGCGGGTGCGGGCCCAGCGGCCCGGTCAGGATCGGCATGGTCACGCCGGCCCGCCAGCGCCGGGGCAGCGCCTCGTGCGCGGCGGCCACCGCCGCGGGGATGTCCTGCCGGACGTGGAAGGCGGTGTTCAGCAGCAGCGGGACCACCTTCACGTTCTGGTACCCGTCCCGGACCAGGCCGTGCAGGGCCCGTGCGGCCGTGGGGCCGCAGTGGTCCAGGAAGGCCGTCTCGACGCGCAGCTCCGGCCGCTGCTCGCGCACCGCGTCCACGAGCCCTGTGATGACCTCCCGGTGCCGCGGGTCCCGGCTCCCGTGGGCGACCGCCAGCATCGCCTGTCCCTGGTTCACGCCAACCCCCTCGCCTTCAGCACGCGCCGTTCCAGCGGCGCGAAGAGCAGCTGGTTGACCGCCACGCCGACGGCCAGGATGAGTACGATCGCCGCGAACGCCCCGGACATGTCGTTGGCGTCCTGGGAGTTTTTCAGCAGGAATCCCAAGGAATGTCCGAGATTCGCGGACTGCACGATGATCTCAGAGGCCAGCAGCGAGCGCCACGCGAACGCCCAGCCCTGCCGCAGGCCCGCCAGGTAGCCGGGCAGCGCGGCCGGCAGCAGGACGTGCCGTACCGAGGCCAGGCCGCGGGCGCCGATGTTGCGGCCGACACGCAGGTACAGCGGCGGCACCTGGTCCAGGCCGGACATCACGCCGACGGAGATGGAGGGCACCGCGCCGAGCAGGACGACGGTGTAGAGCATGGCCGGGCTGGGGCCGAAGAACATCAGGGCCGGCGGGACCCAGGCCACCGAGGGCAGGGACTGCAGGCCGGACAGGATGGGGCCCAGGCCCGCGCGGACCGGCTTGAACCGGGCCGTCACGATGCCCAGCGGCGTGCCGATCGCGACCGAGGCGCCGAAGCCGACCGCGCCGTGGGCGATGCTGTGGCCGACCGCTCCCCAGGCGTCGCCCTCGGAGAAGGTGTCCTTCAGAGAGCTGAACACCTGCGAGGGCCCGGGCAGCTTCCAGTCCGGCCAGATCTTCGCCGCGTAGAGGATCTGCCAGACGGCCAGGATCAGCGCGACGGCGATGATCGGCGGTAAGACGGATGCGGCCACGTGCCTGAGTCTGCTGGACTCCGGTTCCGCGGAGGTTTCCAGCGCGTCAAGCCCGGCTTCGATGTGTGCGAGGGTGTCGCCGGCCGGCCCCGCGGTGTCGGTGTCAGCGGCCATGGCGGCTGATCTCCTTGCGCAGGTGGTCGGTGATCTCCACCGACAGGTCGGCGACCGCCTTGTCCTCGATGCGGCGGGGCTGCGGGATGTCCACGCGCCACTCCCGGGCGACCCGGCCGGGCCGGGAGGACAGCAGCACGACCCGCTGGCCCAGGCGCACCGCCTCGCGGACGTTGTGCGTGACGAACAGCACCGCCAGGCCCGTGGCCTCCCAGAGCCGGATGAGCTCCTCGTGCAGCACGTCCCGGGTGATGGCGTCCAGCGCGGCGAACGGCTCGTCCATCAGCAGCACCGGGCTGTCCTGCGCGAGCGCGCGGGCCAGCGCCACGCGCTGCCGCATGCCGCCGGAGAGCTGGTGCGGGCGCTTGTCGTAGGCGCCGCGCAGCCGGACCAGCTCCAGCAGCCGCTCGGTCTCGGCCCGGCGGTCGCGGCGGCCGGACAGGCCGCGCAGCCGCAGCGCCAGGTCGATGTTCTCCCCGGCGGTCAGCCAGGGGAACAGCGCGGACTC containing:
- the msrB gene encoding peptide-methionine (R)-S-oxide reductase MsrB, whose product is MVEKVQKSEAEWRSLLTPMEFSVLREAGTERPWSGDYVSTHTEGTYHCRACDAPLFRSQAKYDSHCGWPSFYEPGEGDAVTLHQDMSHGMVRTEVRCAACGSHLGHVFDDGPTEHGGQRYCINSVSLKLDEDASAS
- a CDS encoding pyrimidine reductase family protein, yielding MYQLVPPTNRSRQVDLAEVYAYPTGARRWVRANMVASADGAATASGKSEGISGEADKRVFGVLRALADVVLVGAGTVRAEQYRPARVRQQYQEARAAAGQAPTAAIAVVTRAMDLDWTMPLFTSPAVPTIVLTATDAPQDQVDAAAEAGAEVIAAGTGEVDLALAVDRLAERGLGRILCEGGPHLLGQLAASGKLDELCLSIAPQLRGGDSMRVLAGPDLTDGLPLILHSLLTEDGFLFSRYLVGGTQGSVSEPAKEG
- a CDS encoding polyphosphate kinase 2 family protein, whose product is MAKSFTHLLRAPESPVKLSKIASDVHPGVDSKAEALHKLPKLGARLADLQERLFAQSRGGADPARQNLLLVLQGMDTSGKGGTVKHVAGVMDPGGLRINSFKAPTEEELSHDFLWRIRKALPTPGMVGVFDRSHYEDVLIVRVRDLVPREQWELRYGLINEFEQELADQGTTVVKCFLHISRDTQKERLLARLDDPTKLWKYSTNDVKERKLWPAYQEAYQAALSLTSTETAPWYVIPADRKWYRNYAITRLLIETLERIGPEWPPADYDIKTEKQRVLAS
- the zapE gene encoding cell division protein ZapE, with the protein product MPTSAPKVFAPAATLVGRRPEVGADRLIADLVPPPRFDQVRFSSYVPNPAEPSQSAARDRLEAFAATVGAAPKKSRGLFKKKAPASGAIGVYLDGGFGVGKTHLLASLWHESPAPREKKAYGTFVEYTSLVGALGFAAAVERLADFALVCIDEFELDDPGDTVLVSTLLTRLSDRGVKLAATSNTLPDKLGEGRFAAADFLREIQALSARFEVLRVDGPDYRHRDLPTPPAPVSEDAVARTVEENPGATLDAFDGLTGELAAVHPSRYGALIDGVSAVGLTGVRPLDDQNVALRLVVLIDRLYDRKVPVVASGTPLGDLFTPELLRGGYRKKYLRAISRITALARDGMALADAAQISVGAGA
- a CDS encoding quinone oxidoreductase, which translates into the protein MRAIVVSQTGGPEVLQLSDVNPPKPGPGELLVEVGAVGVNFIETYQRSGLYATNLPFTPGAELAGHVLEVGEGVTDFRPGDRVATVDARGSYAEQVIVPADRAVAVPDGVDVETAAAVMLQGMTAHYLTQSTYPIKAGETALVHAAAGGMGLLLTQLVKAAGGKVIGTVSSDAKAKLAAEAGADEVIRYDQVAGEELAAEVRRRNGGHGVHVAYDGVGKDTFEASLGSLRVRGMLVSFGNASGPVPPFAPLRLSAAGSLFLTRPTLASYIVSRQELEWRAGDLFRWIQDGTLTVRVGATFPLGQAGQAHGELESRKTTGKLLLVP
- a CDS encoding N-acetyltransferase family protein, whose translation is MDMEIRPATDEDWPHIWPFFRTICAEGETYVYPFEPTEQEGREMWMERSPGLTVVAVDAAGTVLGSAKMGPNRPGPGAHVSTASYMVDPAAAGRGVGRALGEYTLKWAREQGYRGMQFNAVVESNARAVHLWQSIGFQIIGTVPEAFKSRAHGYVGIHVMYQKFD
- a CDS encoding ATP-binding cassette domain-containing protein; translation: MIEAIELTSTCRSRGVGGGPVEKVSFDVYPGQVTALLGAPGAGKSTVLRLMVELEPGGGRTLFGGRPYRALRPAVREVGLALNPDAVHPGRTVQAHLQLYAAGGGVPKPRIAEVLEVAGLSTQATVRCGRLDAGQRQRLAIAAALLGDPAALILDEPYTLDSHGMSWFHALIRAYAAQGRTVLVAATDPDTLSGTADHVVVLRRDEHDGVSRVIASRSAAEVFDERRATVVQVRSPQAARLAAALESEGARLAPAGPGALQVRGLDRARIGEVAHVAGVCLHELSEIGQDDDVFGLRPVPRQQELLPGLNRAGNWHSGVRVVPDEIEETEVVEAAAEASAEAERPEMPGQDVPASATVQASAVTVTTAGTHTPEPAAEAHAAQPSVAVQVPEPSDGAQVPQKRVRAQTSEPNVVVLTSEPTPAAQTPQPSVRAQVSQSNVVVLASEPTPAVQDPRPSVGAAEPTAGAPAPEPSPAAQTPEPGQTGGAAESQPPQEPAAGLPTPPVADQQSGGMMPSTAGSWRTQGSVAGSRWSAVKGSQAPRGSAASAATPSPASAPAPSVPEPAPAAPEVPEPAPVHSAAPASRLDSPAAAKSREVSRRTSGFGLRWGRGKPHPSAATAPASSPETVASPVLVQPAVPFTVAPSAEQRGTEPRGAGDGMTPWRAAAARASKQSQQQASVAEAAPAEQEASA
- a CDS encoding NUDIX domain-containing protein, encoding MPRDLDPDYDPTDYPPFAVTVDLVVLTVAEQGLSVLAVRRGEPPFADRWALPGGFVKPDESLGDAAVRELAEETGLGLQVGQDAEQGLHAAPDHGVHLEQLASYGAPDRDPRMRVVSVAYLALAPLTSLQEGSEGPFPAAGGDARAAEWLPVAALPGSEGLAFDHARILADGVERARSKIEYSSLAAAFCPPEFTVGELRNVYEAVWGVQLDPRNFHRKVTGTPGFLVPTGGTTSRQGGRPAQLFTRGTASLLNPPMLRPSSD
- a CDS encoding sirohydrochlorin chelatase, with the translated sequence MNQGQAMLAVAHGSRDPRHREVITGLVDAVREQRPELRVETAFLDHCGPTAARALHGLVRDGYQNVKVVPLLLNTAFHVRQDIPAAVAAAHEALPRRWRAGVTMPILTGPLGPHPLLTAGLERRMREAGVWPGDEEASVVLAWAGSSDRVAVAAVDELAEGWQKSGWEHVVAVPAVGDLAGEAVRRLRDRGARRVVVSPYFLAPGFLADRIRGSALRAGADAVAAELGDAPEVAATVLARFDGAISACLAHVA
- a CDS encoding ABC transporter permease yields the protein MAADTDTAGPAGDTLAHIEAGLDALETSAEPESSRLRHVAASVLPPIIAVALILAVWQILYAAKIWPDWKLPGPSQVFSSLKDTFSEGDAWGAVGHSIAHGAVGFGASVAIGTPLGIVTARFKPVRAGLGPILSGLQSLPSVAWVPPALMFFGPSPAMLYTVVLLGAVPSISVGVMSGLDQVPPLYLRVGRNIGARGLASVRHVLLPAALPGYLAGLRQGWAFAWRSLLASEIIVQSANLGHSLGFLLKNSQDANDMSGAFAAIVLILAVGVAVNQLLFAPLERRVLKARGLA